The Corynebacterium poyangense genome includes a window with the following:
- a CDS encoding metal-dependent transcriptional regulator → MKDLVDTTEMYLRTVYELEEEGIVPLRARIAERLEQSGPTVSQTVARMERDGLLIVRPDRSLEMTEAGRARATAVMRKHRLAERLLTDILGMDIHQVHDEACRWEHVMSDEVERRLIERLDDPTYSPFGNPIPGLEELGYKAKKATNPGTRAADIPIGETWKARLLQINEILQNERDQYSEMTEAGAVIGAEVEVANNYGHIVLYKGGSEIALTDDLAHAIRIEKI, encoded by the coding sequence GTGAAGGACTTGGTTGATACCACCGAGATGTATCTGCGCACCGTGTATGAGCTGGAAGAGGAGGGAATTGTTCCACTTCGCGCACGTATCGCAGAGCGGCTTGAACAATCTGGGCCCACTGTCTCGCAAACTGTCGCCCGGATGGAACGCGACGGACTTCTTATTGTCCGTCCGGACCGTAGCCTAGAAATGACCGAGGCGGGCCGTGCTCGAGCCACCGCCGTGATGCGTAAACACCGTCTGGCAGAACGCCTCCTGACTGATATTCTTGGTATGGATATCCACCAGGTTCATGACGAAGCCTGCCGCTGGGAACACGTCATGAGCGATGAAGTTGAGCGTCGACTTATCGAGAGGCTCGACGACCCTACCTACTCCCCTTTCGGAAACCCTATTCCTGGTCTCGAAGAGCTAGGTTACAAGGCTAAAAAAGCCACCAACCCGGGAACGCGTGCAGCGGATATCCCGATTGGCGAAACCTGGAAAGCTCGCCTTTTGCAGATCAACGAGATTCTTCAAAATGAACGGGATCAGTATTCGGAAATGACCGAGGCTGGTGCTGTGATCGGCGCCGAAGTGGAAGTCGCTAATAATTATGGCCACATCGTGCTGTATAAAGGCGGCTCAGAAATTGCGTTGACCGATGACTTGGCTCACGCTATCCGGATCGAGAAGATATAA
- the galE gene encoding UDP-glucose 4-epimerase GalE yields the protein MKLLVTGAAGYVGSVCAAVLCEHGHEVVVIDNLSTGNRDAIPSGARFIHGDVKDLAASVLGEGGFDGVVHFAARSLVGESVEKPEEYWHGNMVTTLALLDAMVANRVNNLVFSSTAATYGEPVTVPITEDFPTSPTNPYGATKLSIDYAISSYAHAHGIGATSLRYFNVAGAYGMIGENREIETHLIPLILQVALGHREKIFIFGDDWPTKDGTAVRDYIHIRDLADAHLLALNSNIPGTHRIFNLGSGDGYSVKEVIEMCREITGHPIPAEVAPRRAGDPAVLIASSDKIISELGWSPSRTDLRTIVSDAWEFTRQLRDKAHSAPR from the coding sequence ATGAAACTCCTGGTTACTGGCGCTGCCGGCTATGTCGGCAGCGTTTGTGCTGCAGTGCTTTGTGAACACGGCCACGAGGTAGTAGTTATCGACAACCTCAGTACTGGAAACCGTGATGCCATCCCCTCTGGGGCGCGATTTATCCACGGGGATGTCAAAGATCTCGCCGCGTCAGTCCTTGGCGAGGGAGGCTTTGACGGGGTTGTTCACTTTGCCGCCCGATCTCTCGTGGGCGAATCAGTGGAAAAGCCCGAAGAATACTGGCATGGCAATATGGTCACTACCCTGGCTTTGCTCGACGCCATGGTCGCCAATAGAGTCAATAACCTAGTATTTTCTTCTACGGCAGCCACGTATGGGGAACCAGTAACCGTACCTATCACGGAGGATTTTCCTACCTCCCCTACTAATCCCTACGGTGCTACCAAGCTATCGATCGATTACGCCATTTCCTCCTATGCTCACGCCCATGGCATTGGCGCAACAAGTTTAAGATACTTTAATGTTGCCGGCGCCTACGGGATGATTGGTGAAAACCGAGAAATAGAAACCCATCTTATTCCTCTCATCCTTCAGGTTGCCCTGGGGCATCGCGAAAAAATCTTCATTTTTGGCGATGATTGGCCAACCAAAGATGGCACTGCCGTGCGAGACTATATCCATATTCGAGACTTAGCCGACGCCCATCTACTAGCGCTCAACAGCAATATCCCCGGCACTCACCGAATCTTTAACCTAGGCTCCGGTGATGGATATTCCGTGAAAGAAGTCATCGAGATGTGCCGGGAGATCACTGGGCATCCCATTCCCGCGGAAGTAGCACCTCGGCGCGCTGGCGACCCTGCAGTGTTAATAGCTTCCTCGGACAAGATCATCTCCGAACTCGGGTGGTCGCCCAGCCGGACCGATTTGCGAACCATTGTTTCTGATGCCTGGGAGTTCACTCGTCAGCTTCGGGACAAAGCACATTCCGCTCCTCGCTGA
- a CDS encoding DUF4192 domain-containing protein — MSMVRDYPVMTSSPRFSTPGGLFANIPGILGFYPHDSVVFLAFSPRKPDGYILGPTLRIDCALLHSDHGRETCESIMDHLDEISVEMVIALVLSRDAALRNKTSKKLSDLRQELTNCHKIEACFETTEICTEEPFWLAWTASEIIAPSEWGSGRMSSVVAAPSMAALIKEGTLPELDRDSAYQFFDYGNPFWDDGDLVEIQNEVREHYYNKVKILESGVDVEVASALKRKYSRQIRKYGDFVQQFTAEDIMSRRDLLVDGASFMSSVMSRDAFLNFAVERGSEAMKIMIAVARSFEGTIRANALCCYAVGALAVGLGMRIQPAVAAALMEEPEHNLARLILEAACYGQYQHILEAAGNKG, encoded by the coding sequence ATGTCAATGGTTCGAGATTATCCAGTCATGACTAGTTCTCCACGATTTTCTACTCCAGGTGGTCTATTCGCAAACATACCGGGGATTCTCGGCTTCTACCCCCATGATTCGGTGGTGTTTCTTGCCTTTTCACCCCGAAAACCAGACGGCTATATTTTAGGTCCGACGCTTCGTATTGACTGCGCCTTACTTCATAGTGACCACGGCCGAGAAACTTGTGAATCCATCATGGATCATCTGGATGAGATTAGCGTAGAAATGGTCATTGCTTTGGTCCTTTCCCGAGATGCAGCACTTCGGAATAAGACGAGCAAGAAGCTTTCAGATCTGCGGCAGGAACTAACAAACTGCCACAAAATCGAGGCATGTTTCGAGACTACGGAGATCTGTACTGAGGAGCCATTTTGGCTAGCTTGGACGGCTTCCGAGATTATTGCTCCATCCGAATGGGGAAGCGGCAGAATGAGCAGCGTTGTTGCAGCACCATCGATGGCAGCTCTGATTAAAGAAGGAACTCTCCCAGAATTAGATCGAGACTCGGCCTATCAATTCTTCGATTATGGAAACCCATTTTGGGATGATGGTGACCTAGTCGAAATCCAGAATGAGGTTCGTGAGCACTACTACAACAAGGTCAAGATCCTTGAGAGTGGAGTCGACGTTGAAGTAGCCTCAGCGCTCAAGCGAAAATATAGCCGTCAGATCAGGAAGTATGGTGATTTCGTTCAACAATTCACAGCTGAAGATATCATGAGCCGGCGTGACCTGTTAGTGGACGGCGCCAGCTTCATGAGCAGCGTGATGTCGCGCGACGCGTTTTTAAACTTTGCGGTGGAACGCGGATCAGAAGCCATGAAAATAATGATTGCTGTTGCACGTAGCTTTGAAGGAACCATTCGAGCAAATGCACTGTGCTGTTATGCCGTGGGAGCCCTTGCAGTGGGATTAGGTATGAGAATTCAACCCGCAGTTGCTGCAGCTCTGATGGAAGAACCTGAGCACAACCTCGCTCGGTTGATACTAGAAGCGGCCTGCTATGGGCAGTACCAGCATATTCTGGAAGCTGCTGGCAACAAGGGCTAA
- a CDS encoding PAC2 family protein: protein MTEPNRRMYELEYPSPSVKSEGNGQTTLVVALQGYADAGHAIELASDHLKAALDSRPLAHFNNDELIDYRSRRPAVTIEHNNITNSEDLTLDMRVLRDPQGHSFLLLSGPEPDLRWEAFTQAVADLVEQFDVTNTISLYSAPMTVPHTRPLVVSGHGNAPELLRRMFGFDSRLIVPGSASLYLERELHRRGRNVAGYTAQVPHYLSASPYPEAALKLLQAVSEASGLKLPLGSLERDAQRIAEQVSDGISDNQEIQQIVAALEQQYDEEISQYRESHPQAMLPGEPEVPSGEQIGEEFERFLAGLDQPHQGSEDHHPPLFELPEEPPHPPENHPHYFPEDLFKADPQEGRDPNNTTFEDDPDGSPSPEDEGYNEGPH from the coding sequence ATGACGGAACCCAATCGCCGCATGTATGAACTGGAGTACCCTTCTCCTAGCGTAAAATCTGAAGGGAATGGGCAAACAACCCTCGTTGTGGCGCTGCAGGGTTATGCCGATGCTGGCCATGCCATCGAATTGGCCTCAGATCATCTCAAGGCTGCTCTCGACAGCCGGCCTCTCGCCCATTTCAACAATGATGAACTCATCGATTACCGCTCTCGCCGTCCAGCCGTGACCATCGAACACAACAACATCACCAATAGCGAAGATTTGACCTTGGATATGCGTGTCCTTCGGGACCCCCAAGGTCATTCATTCCTTCTTCTCAGCGGCCCCGAACCAGATTTACGTTGGGAAGCTTTCACGCAGGCTGTAGCGGATTTAGTTGAGCAGTTCGACGTCACCAACACCATTAGCCTGTACTCAGCGCCGATGACTGTACCTCACACCCGCCCGTTGGTGGTATCTGGCCATGGTAATGCCCCGGAACTGCTACGTCGGATGTTCGGTTTTGATTCTCGATTAATCGTTCCCGGCTCAGCGTCCCTGTATTTGGAACGGGAATTGCACCGACGGGGCCGAAACGTCGCGGGATACACCGCGCAAGTGCCTCACTACCTCTCGGCATCTCCCTACCCGGAGGCTGCCTTAAAGTTGCTTCAAGCTGTTAGCGAGGCCAGCGGTCTGAAATTGCCTCTGGGAAGTTTAGAACGAGATGCCCAAAGAATTGCTGAGCAAGTAAGCGACGGCATTTCCGATAATCAAGAGATTCAGCAAATCGTTGCTGCCCTAGAACAGCAATATGATGAAGAGATCTCACAATATCGAGAAAGCCATCCCCAAGCGATGCTACCCGGAGAGCCTGAGGTCCCCTCCGGGGAACAAATTGGCGAGGAATTTGAACGCTTCCTGGCTGGGTTAGATCAACCTCATCAGGGGTCTGAGGACCATCACCCCCCGCTATTTGAGCTTCCGGAGGAGCCTCCGCATCCGCCAGAAAACCATCCTCACTATTTCCCTGAGGATCTTTTCAAGGCTGATCCTCAAGAAGGTAGGGATCCGAATAATACTACTTTCGAGGATGATCCCGATGGCTCACCCTCCCCTGAGGACGAGGGATATAACGAGGGTCCACACTAA
- a CDS encoding DEAD/DEAH box helicase, translated as MLPDLRDVPESLLDESIFDSFVSWTRDHGITLYPAQEEASLGILAGDNVILATPTGSGKSMVANAAHFIALARGQRSFYTAPIKALVSEKFFSLCETFGPENVGMMTGDATVNGRAPIIAATAEVVANIALRRGTDSGIDQVIMDEFHYYSDPDRGWAWQIPLLELPQAQFLLMSATLGDTDALSEDLSKRTGRTTTLVANSERPVPLEFSYVYTPIHETIEELLKTSKAPIYVVHFSQREATERAQALTSMRIIDSETKEKIAAEIGDFRFSSTFGKTLSKLLRRGIGIHHAGMLPKYRRLVEKLSQTGLLKVICGTDTLGVGINVPIRTVLMTGLTKFDGHRDRILKSREFHQIAGRAGRAGFDTCGTVVIQAPEHEIENWRLRQRAGQDPKKLKKLRKKAARPGEVTWTEKTYERLTQQEPEPLTSQFRVSNSMLLNVIARPGDGYQHLKHLLRENHDTRTKQNQEILTAIDLFQGLVNAGIVAKVPDGRDDEGRIYHLTEDLPLDFALNQPLSPFALAALSLLDPDSDTFTLDIISTFEAILDDPRQVLHAQQRAERSEELAALKADGVDYTERMSIIEDVTYPMPLADELEQAFVTFAEGHPWVKEFDISPKSVVRDMIEHGMTFSDLIATYGLGRSEGVVLRYLTDAWRTLSRSVPDEYYTDQLDDVVEWLGEMIRQVDSSLVEEWAQMSDPDTPITPETLERERAFGISDPDALTANRRAFGIMVRNFMFRLVELFAFEKEERLSDILDYLDTADKPDWPAALDDYFDNYADLDLGPDARGPEYFSIEDQTLSAGRVWKVRQIMKDPEGDNAFQLVAYVDLDESDAAGEVRLSRLELVSN; from the coding sequence ATGCTGCCCGACCTCCGTGACGTTCCCGAGTCCTTACTCGACGAATCTATTTTTGATTCCTTTGTATCGTGGACTCGGGATCACGGAATCACCCTTTACCCGGCCCAAGAAGAAGCATCTCTGGGTATTCTCGCCGGCGACAACGTAATCCTAGCGACACCAACTGGTTCCGGGAAGTCGATGGTGGCTAATGCCGCCCATTTTATCGCCCTCGCTCGGGGACAGCGGAGTTTTTATACCGCACCCATCAAAGCATTAGTGAGTGAAAAGTTCTTCTCCCTCTGCGAAACCTTCGGCCCCGAAAACGTGGGGATGATGACCGGCGATGCCACCGTCAATGGACGTGCCCCTATTATTGCGGCCACCGCGGAAGTAGTAGCAAATATCGCCCTTCGCCGAGGTACAGATTCCGGCATTGACCAGGTCATCATGGATGAATTCCACTACTATTCCGATCCAGACCGCGGATGGGCCTGGCAGATTCCACTTCTGGAACTACCTCAAGCGCAATTCCTATTAATGTCAGCTACCTTAGGAGACACTGATGCTCTCTCTGAGGATTTAAGCAAGCGAACGGGTAGAACCACCACCTTAGTTGCCAATTCAGAAAGACCTGTTCCCCTCGAGTTTTCCTACGTCTACACCCCCATCCACGAAACGATCGAAGAATTACTTAAGACGTCCAAAGCACCCATCTATGTCGTGCATTTTTCCCAACGAGAAGCCACCGAACGCGCCCAGGCGCTGACCTCAATGCGCATTATCGACTCCGAAACAAAAGAGAAGATTGCTGCTGAAATCGGTGATTTTCGGTTTAGTTCTACTTTTGGGAAAACGCTTTCCAAGCTCCTTCGTCGCGGAATTGGAATTCATCACGCCGGAATGCTTCCCAAATATCGTCGCCTCGTAGAAAAGCTTTCCCAAACCGGTCTATTAAAAGTCATTTGCGGTACGGACACCCTGGGAGTGGGGATCAATGTCCCTATTCGAACAGTCCTTATGACCGGATTAACGAAGTTCGACGGGCATCGAGATCGCATTCTCAAGTCTCGGGAGTTTCACCAAATCGCCGGACGAGCTGGACGAGCCGGTTTTGATACATGTGGGACTGTCGTGATTCAAGCACCCGAACATGAAATTGAAAACTGGCGTTTGCGGCAGCGAGCCGGCCAGGATCCGAAAAAACTGAAGAAACTCCGGAAAAAAGCAGCGCGGCCAGGTGAAGTTACGTGGACGGAAAAGACCTACGAGCGGTTGACTCAACAAGAACCGGAACCGTTGACGTCGCAATTTAGGGTATCGAATTCGATGCTTCTCAACGTCATCGCTCGGCCTGGGGACGGCTATCAGCATCTTAAACACCTGTTGCGAGAAAACCATGATACTCGGACAAAACAAAATCAAGAGATTTTAACGGCGATTGATCTTTTTCAAGGCCTGGTCAACGCCGGTATTGTCGCTAAGGTCCCCGACGGTCGCGATGATGAGGGACGGATCTATCACCTCACCGAGGATCTCCCCTTGGATTTCGCCTTAAACCAGCCCCTTTCCCCCTTTGCCCTAGCGGCATTGAGTCTCTTAGATCCGGACTCCGATACTTTTACCTTAGACATCATTAGCACTTTTGAAGCTATTCTTGATGACCCTCGTCAAGTCCTTCACGCTCAACAGCGAGCTGAACGCAGTGAAGAATTAGCCGCTCTCAAAGCAGATGGGGTAGATTACACCGAACGCATGTCCATTATCGAGGACGTCACCTACCCCATGCCACTTGCTGATGAGTTGGAGCAGGCCTTCGTGACCTTCGCCGAAGGTCACCCCTGGGTTAAGGAATTCGATATCTCCCCGAAATCAGTCGTCAGAGACATGATTGAGCACGGTATGACTTTCTCTGACCTGATTGCCACGTACGGATTAGGGCGTTCGGAAGGGGTAGTGCTTCGCTATCTCACGGATGCATGGCGCACGCTAAGCCGCTCAGTGCCCGATGAATACTACACCGATCAGCTAGATGATGTTGTTGAGTGGCTAGGTGAAATGATTCGTCAGGTTGACTCCTCACTCGTGGAGGAATGGGCGCAAATGTCTGATCCTGATACTCCGATTACTCCGGAAACCTTGGAGCGAGAACGCGCATTTGGCATCAGTGATCCAGACGCGCTGACTGCTAATCGGCGAGCTTTTGGAATTATGGTGCGAAACTTCATGTTCCGCCTGGTCGAGCTTTTCGCCTTTGAAAAAGAGGAAAGACTCAGCGACATTCTTGATTACCTGGATACTGCTGATAAACCTGACTGGCCAGCAGCCCTCGATGACTATTTTGATAACTACGCTGATCTAGATTTAGGGCCGGACGCCCGCGGTCCGGAATATTTCTCTATCGAAGACCAAACTCTCAGCGCTGGACGGGTCTGGAAGGTTCGTCAAATCATGAAAGACCCCGAAGGCGACAACGCTTTCCAGTTAGTTGCTTATGTTGATCTTGATGAGTCCGATGCTGCGGGTGAGGTTAGACTGTCTCGACTGGAATTAGTGAGCAATTAA
- a CDS encoding carboxymuconolactone decarboxylase family protein, giving the protein MSIDNLRSSLPEYAKDLKLNLGSLIRSSELNEQQLWGCLLASAAATRNDTVFSEISEEASEHLSDEAVNAALGAASIMAMNNVAYRAKNWLGDDYAQVKFGLRMNIIAKPGVEKADFELWSMAASSINGCEHCCVAHAHTVREEGFSKEQVWEAIKIAAVVQAVAQSIQIEAAR; this is encoded by the coding sequence ATGAGCATTGATAACTTGCGCTCCAGCCTGCCGGAATACGCCAAGGACCTCAAATTGAACTTGGGATCCTTGATTCGTTCCAGCGAGCTCAATGAACAGCAACTGTGGGGCTGCTTGCTGGCCTCCGCAGCAGCTACTCGAAATGATACGGTGTTCTCGGAAATCTCGGAAGAAGCCAGCGAGCATCTTTCCGATGAAGCTGTTAATGCTGCTTTAGGTGCCGCCAGCATCATGGCCATGAATAATGTGGCTTATCGGGCTAAGAACTGGCTCGGAGATGATTACGCCCAGGTCAAATTTGGTCTCCGGATGAACATCATTGCTAAACCCGGTGTGGAGAAGGCAGATTTCGAACTGTGGTCCATGGCTGCGTCGTCCATCAACGGTTGCGAGCACTGCTGTGTGGCCCACGCTCACACTGTTCGTGAAGAAGGTTTCAGCAAAGAACAGGTCTGGGAAGCTATTAAGATTGCTGCCGTAGTGCAAGCAGTTGCTCAGAGCATTCAGATCGAGGCTGCCCGCTAG
- a CDS encoding peroxiredoxin — MAILTVGEKFPEFELTALKGGDLHKANAQQPEDYFENVSLDKYEGKWKVVFFYPKDFTFVCPTEIAAFGKLNEEFEDRDTQILGGSTDNEFSHFNWRATHPELKEIPFPMFSDIRHDLIRALGVENSAGVADRATFIIDPDGIIQFVSVTPDAVGRNVDEVLRVLDALQSEEVCACNWQANDPTKNIDKMEVVQGALK, encoded by the coding sequence ATGGCGATTTTGACCGTTGGCGAAAAGTTCCCCGAGTTCGAGCTCACCGCACTAAAAGGTGGAGACCTGCACAAGGCCAATGCGCAGCAGCCGGAGGACTATTTTGAGAACGTCTCGCTAGACAAGTACGAAGGTAAGTGGAAGGTTGTGTTCTTCTACCCGAAGGACTTCACCTTCGTGTGCCCGACGGAAATTGCAGCTTTCGGCAAGCTCAACGAGGAATTTGAAGATCGCGACACCCAGATCTTGGGTGGCTCCACCGACAACGAGTTCTCCCACTTCAATTGGCGGGCAACCCACCCTGAGCTGAAGGAAATCCCGTTCCCGATGTTCTCCGACATCCGTCACGATCTCATCCGTGCCCTGGGTGTGGAAAACTCCGCTGGTGTGGCTGATCGAGCTACCTTCATCATTGATCCCGACGGCATTATTCAATTTGTTTCGGTTACTCCCGACGCTGTGGGACGCAATGTCGATGAGGTGCTGCGCGTTCTCGACGCGTTGCAGTCTGAAGAAGTTTGTGCTTGCAACTGGCAGGCTAATGACCCCACGAAGAACATCGACAAGATGGAAGTTGTGCAGGGGGCTCTTAAGTAA